The nucleotide window GCGTCGGCCCGGTTGTCGTTCAGGCCGCCGGAGCGCGCCAGGGCCTGGGCCAGGGAGATGCCCTGGGCCTCGAAGGGCACTTCCTCGTTCTTGCCGGTGGCACCCAGGACCGAAAAGCTCTGGGGCTGGAAAAGAGCCGTGACCACGTCGCCGGGAGTGAGCTGGATATTCTGCTTCGGGTCGCGGATGATGGCGTCGAGGGGCATGGTGGCCGTCAGGTTCTGCCGGGACAGCTGGACCGCCATGCGGTTGATCGGCTGCGTGACCCCGCCGGCCAGGGCCAGGGCGTCGAGAAGGCGCTCCCCCTTGGGCGTCAGGGGCATGAGCGCGCTCTTGCCGACATCGCCGACAATGGTCACGTTGGACGTGTTGTTCTTGACCACCCGCACCAGAACCTGGGGCTGATTGGCCTTGCCGCGCAGGCCCTTGACGATGTCCGCCTCGATCTGCTGCGTCGTGCGGCCCTTGACCAGCACCCGCCCGGCGAAAGGCACGGTGATCATGCCGTCCGCATTGACCATCTGGCCGGGAAGGGTGACCGAGCTCGAGGTCATGCTCCCGCCGAAGGGGTCGAACAGCCCGGCCCCGAAAAGCATGGCCGGAGGAGTCTCCCAGACCGACACCTCGATGATGTCGCCGGGGCCGACCAGGTAGCTGTTGGCCCCGGGATCGGGAAAGACCGCGTCAAAGGTCCCGAGCTTCTTGGCTGCGGCGAGCTTTCTGGCCAGCGCGTCGTCGACGTCGACCAGCTGGATGCCCTGGATGCGCGCGTTGTCGCGACGCTCCTGGACCTGCTCCCGGCTCGGGCCGTGCGAGGATATCCAGCCGGGCATGGTCGCGCAGCCGGACAGACCGACAAGGAGCAGCACGAGGGCGGCGACGGGTTTCATGGACAAGGCTGATGCAGCATTCATGAGAGTATTCCTTGCGGGATCAGTTTACTGGCGGTCTGGCATGCGTGGCGGATATCGACTTCGCTGTGCGCCTCGGACAGGAAGAAGCGCAGTCGCGCGGCCTTCTCCTCCACGGCGGGGTAAATCACGGGCTGCACGTTGATGCCGTGTTCGAAAAAGGCGCTGGAGAGGCGGACTGCCGCCAGGGAGCTGCCGGTGATCAGCGGGATGATGGAAAATCCCTGGGAAAAGCCTGTCTTCAGGCCCGCCTTCTGCGCCAGTTCGAGGAAGAGGCGGCCGTTTTCCTGCAAACGCCGCACGCGCTCGGGCTCCCTGCGCATGACGCGCAGTGCGGCCAGGGACGCCGCGGCCAGGGGCGGGGCGATGCCGACGCTGTAGACGAAGCCGGGTGCGGCGTACTTGAGGTGGTCTACCAGGGCGCGCTCCCCGGCGATATACCCCCCGCACCCGGACAGGGTCTTGGACAGGGTTCCCATCCAGATGTCGACTTCGCCGGGGGCGACGCCGAAATGCTCGAACAGGCCCCGGCCCGTGGAACCGATCACGCCCAAGGCGTGGGCCTCGTCGACCATGAGAAAACACCCGTGCCGGCGCTTCAACTCGATGAGGGCGGGCAGGTCGGGCAGGTCGCCGTCCATGCTGTAATGGCCCTCGACGACGATAAGCGCCCGCTCGAACTGGCCGCGGATTTCCCCGAGCAACGCGTCCAGGGCCCGCACGTCGTTGTGCGGGAAACTGCGGCGCGACGCTCCGGACAGCTTGGCCCCTTCGAGCACGCTGTTGTGGATCAGGCTGTCGTGGACCACGAGGTCCCTGGGCCCGAACAGGGTGGCGATGGCCGAAACGTTGGTGGCGTGGCCGCTGACAAAGACGACGCAGTCCTCGGCCTCGTAGAGTTCGGCGATGGCCTCTTCCAGTTCGAGCTGCACGGGCCGCTCGCCGGCCACGAGGCGGCTGGCCGAGGCCGAGACGCCGTAGCGGTCGATGGCGTCCTTGGCGGCCTGGCTGACCTCGGGATGACCGTTCAAGCCCAGGTAGTTGTAGCTGGAGAAATTGAGGTAGCTGTGCTGGCCGATGGTGGTCGTGGCCGCGGCGAGGCCCTCATGGGTTTTGAAAAACGGGTTGTCCACGCCAAGCGCCCTGCTCGCCCCCATGAGCACCTGCATTTCCTTGTAGCACGGGTGGCTGTCAAAACGGGTCAGATTCCCGGACACTGCGTTTTCTGCCTGCCGCGTCACCGGCTTTGATCCTGCAGCGGCAAGAGACTCCGTCTTGCGCCCGAGAATGCGGCCGATGAGCTGCGCCTTGTTCATCGCGCTCATGCCAATCTCTCCTGTTCGAGCACGGTCTCGGCTTTGCGGGCCACGTACTCCATTTCCTCGGCGCTCATCCGCTCGCCATGCTGCCGGGCGAGATTCTCCACCGTGGAGTCCGGCGCGGCATCCCCACCCTCCTCCGCACCCTTGAGCCGGTCCACGATGCGCTGGGCGACCCTAGTTGCCGAAGGCGATTCGTTGAGCAGCATGACCGGGAACTGCACGCCAAAGCGCTTCTCGAGCCCGAGTGCCAGCTCCACGGCCATGAGCGAATCCATGCCCAGGTCGTGCAGGGGCCGCTCGGGATCGACGCGGTCCGCGTTCAGGGAGAGAATCTGCGCCACCTCCTGCACGACGAGATCACGCACCATGGCCATGAGCTCCGCGCCGCTCTTCTCCGCGGCCAGGGCACGGAAATCCAGCTCCGCCTCATCCCTGGCCACGTTCCCGCGCCGCCTGTTGAGCACCGCGAAGCGGGAGCTCTCGGCCGAAGGCAGGAAGCGGCAGAGCACGGCCCAGTCCATGTTGGCCAGCGCGCCATCCCTTTGCGAGCCGATCATCTCGTCCAGACGCGCCAGGGCCTCGGCTGCCGCCAGGGGCTTTCCGCCCAAGCGCTGGGCCAGGCTGTCCCGGACGGCGGTGTTGCGCGTCAGGTATCCGGCGTCCCCGATAGGCCCCCAGCCGATGCACGTCGCCGGGAGCCCGGCCTGCCTGCGCAGCTGCGCCAGGGCTTCGAGGCCGGCGTTGGCCGCCACGTAGTTGGCCTGACCGGGGTTGCCGATGGCCGTGGTGATGGACGAGTAGAGCACGAAATGCTCGAGGGGCAGGTCGCGGGTCAGGTTGTGCAGATTCCACGCCCCCAGCAGCTTGGGCCGCAGCACGGCGCCCATGCTCTGGGCGTCGAGGTTGGCGATGAGGCGGTCATCGAGGACCATGGCCGCGTGCAGCACGCCACGGATGGGCGGCAGCTTTGCCGCGGCCTGCTGCAGGACGTGCGCCAGCGACCCCTCATCGGTCACGTCGCAGGCCAGGGCCAGGACGTCAACGCCCAGGGCCTTCAAGTCCTCCACCGCGCCCTGCGCCCCGGGAGCGTCCAGCCCCCGTCTGCTCACCAGGACGAGGTGCTTCACGCCCCGTGCGGCCAGCCGGCGGGCCGACTCCAGACCGAAGCCCGCCAGGCCGCCGGTGACCAGCCACGTGGCGTTTTCCTCAAAATGAACATGTTGCGGCGCGGCAGCCGTGAGGCGAACCCGTGCGGAGGCGTCCTCCAGCGAGACCACGATCTTGCCCATGTGGCGGGCCTGCTGCATGCACCGGAAGGCCTCGACCACCCTGTCGGCCGGAAAAACCGTGTACGGCAGCGGAGTCAGCACGCCGCCGTGGAACAGGGCCATGACCTCGTCCAGCAAGCGCGCGGCCAGACGCGGGCGGCCGGTCAGCAACTGGTCGGCGTCGATGCCGAAATAGCTGATGTTGTCCTTGAAGGGCCGCAGTCCGACCTGGGTGTTCTCGAAGAAGTCGCGCTTGCCCAGTTCCAGGAAGCGCCCGAAGGGCCGAAGCACCCGCAGGTTGCGCCGGATGGCCTCGCCGGACAGGGAATTGAGGACCACGTCCACGCCCTGGCCGTCGGTCACGGCCAGAATGTCGTCGGCAAAGGCGTGGCTGCGCGAATCAAAGACATGGTCCGCTCCCAGAAGGCGCACCAGATCGCGCTTCACGTCGTTGCCGGCCGTGACGAAGACCTCCGCGCCCAGATGCCTGGCCAGCTGGATGGCCGCCATGCCCACGCCGCCCGCGCCGCCATGGATGAGCACGCGCTCGCCGGGCTGGAGGTCGGCCAGGTGCCTGAGGGCGTAATAGGCGGTCAGAAAGACCGTGGGCACCGTGGCGGCCGCCTCGAATGTCCAGCCTTCGGGCATGGGCATCAGGGCGTGGACAGGCGTGACCACGTGGGAGGAGAAGCAGGCCGGGCCGAAGCCCATGACTGCGTCGCCGGGCTTGAAGCGCCCCGCCCGCTCCCCGACGCGGGTGACCACGCCGGAAAACTCCAGACCCAGGCTGGCCCCGGCAAACCCCTTCTCCACGGCCTCGTCGGGCAAAAGTCCCATGAGGTACATGACATCGCGGAAATTGAGGCCCACGGACCGCGTGCGCACCTCCACGTCTTCCGCCTCCAGTTCGCGCTCCTGTCCGGGCAGCCACACGAGGTTGCGCAGCCGTCCGGGCACGTGAAAGTCCAGCCTGAAGCGTTCGGCCGGAGCCTGCGCCCCGGCCTGGCCCTCCTCGACCAGGACCAGGGAGTACCGGCCGTCGGCGCCAAGCACGATCTCGCTCGCGCCGTCGGGACGCAGCAGCTCCCGGACGAGCAGGGCCCGGGCGTCGTCCCCGGCCGGCTGCGCGTCCAGGTCGATGAGCGTGCAGCGCAGCGCGGGCAGTTCGTTCATGACCACGCGCCCCAAACCCCACAGGGCCGCCTGGGCGGGGTTGCGCTCGCGATCAGGCGGCAGGTCCGAGGCCAGCGCCCCGCCCCTGGTCACGACCCAGAGCCTGGGGGAGCGCCCGTGGGCCGCAATCTCCTGCACGCAGCGCAGCGCGCTGGAAAGCAGGGCCTGCGAGTCTTCCACCGCCTGGCCCCAGCCCAGAAGCAGGGCCACGTGGTCCGCGCCCGCAAGGGATTCGTCCACCGGAGCCTGAGCCACCATGACGCGCTGGCCACGGCTCTCCAGCTCCGCCTTCAGGCCATCCGAGGCGTGGGACGACGCGTCGTCGATGACGAAAAGCCACTGTTCGGAGGCACGCTCGCCCAGATCCGGCGCGGCCGCGAAGGGGCGGCGGCCCATGACCAGGTACGCGCCTTCGGCGAGCCGCCCGGCGGCCGGTTCGGTGAAACAGGCCACATCGTCGAAACCTTCCGTGCCCAGCTCTTCGAGCCAGCCTTCAGGGGCCAGCAGCGGCGAGACCGGTTCGGTGCCACCGGCGGCGTCGGGGAGGCTGTTGCACCACCACCCCTCGTCGAGACCGGCCAGAAAATCGGCGCTCCAGTCGGGGTGGCGCTCGGCCACGAGCAGCAGGCCGCCCGGCGCGAGCATCCCCCTGGCCCAGTCCAGGGCGGTCCTTGGGCTTCGGGCCCGATGCAGGACATGGCCGAGGATGACCACGTCGTAGTGCATCTGCGGCAGGGCGTCCTCGCATCCAAGACCCCACTGGGCGCAATCAAGGCCCGTCAGGCTGACCGCGGGCAGGTCCCCGAACTCGGCCTGCGCCCGTTCCAGCGCCCTGTCGTCGGCAAAGGCCAGGACATAGTCCAGCCTGTCCTCGGGCAGGATGCGGCAGCGTTCGCGCGTCCACCCGTCAGGCCCGGCGGCAGCCTCCAGCACGCGCAGCCTTTTGCCCCGTGGCAGCCCGGCGGCAAGGCCGCGCAAAACGCCCCAGGAGGCCACGCCCGTGCCCAGATAGGCAGGGTCCGCGTAATACGCTTCCGCCACGGGGGTGCGCCGCAGGGCGGCCAGGAAGTCCGGTTTCAGTTGCGGCTCGGCCATCAACCGGGGCAGATGGAGGCCGACCCGGCCCAGAAGGGCCAGCTGCGGCAGACAGGCCGGGAAATCCCGCAGCAGGTTGCGCCAGATCTCGCCGGCGGGGGGAAAGTCCTCCACGGCGGTCAGCCGCCATTGCCCGTCCTCGAACTCGAGCAGGCCCTCGCGCCGCAGGAGCCCCCGGAGCCAGATCCCGTGGGACGAGGACAGCCCGGCCAAGGCTTCCCGGCCCTGGCCGCCCTCGCTCAAGCCCTCGAACCCTTCGCGGGCCATGGCCAGGACCAGGGCTTCGAGCAGGGGCAGCGCTTCCGTGAACCATGCCGCGCGCTGCGGCTCCATCGTCTCCAGCGCCTCGCGGCACCACAGGGCGAGCTGGTCCATGTCCGGCAGCATGCGGCAGGCGGACTCTTCGGGGTGCGGACAGGGCCTGGTCACCACCCGCCAGGAGGCAATGCGGGATTTGTCCCGGTTGGACAAGGGCGCGGCACGGAAACGGCAGTCGCGCATGACGGCCATGACCTCGCCCGAGGCGTCCAGCAGGTCGAAATCGGCCAGAACGGAGCGCGCCCCGCGGCGGCGCAGGCGGGCGCGAAAGCCGGCCATGCCGTCCGCACGAAGCAGGACGAACCGCCCGGTTTTGACCGGCAGCAGGGCGGCCCCGCCGCCGGATTCTATCTCGTCCTGGAAAAAATCCAGCAACGACTGGGCGCAGGCGTCCATCAACGCGGGGTGAACCAGGTAGCCGGCGGCATCCTGAAACTCGGCGCGCAGGCGGCCTTCAAGGAGGTCACCCGCCACGCGGGCGGAGTCAAGCGCCTGGAAGGCCGGGCCGTAATCCAGGCCCAGTTCGGCCGCCAGGCGGTAATGGTCGGCGCTGTCGATGCCCACGGCGTCGGCAGGCACGTGGCACAGGGGCTGCGCGCACGAGGCGGCTTCGACGACCCGGCCCACGGCGTGCATGGTCCACGGGTCCTCGCTCAGGCGCTGGCGGCTGCGGATCCGAAAACCCCCGTCGCGGGGATCGAGGCTCAGCTGCACGGTGCGGGCATGCTCGCCGTCAAAGACCATGGGCGAGAGGATATCGAGTTCCTCCAGGGCCAGGATTTCGCTCCCGAGCCACTGGCGCGCGGCCGCGAGCCCCATCTCGACATATCCGGTGCCGGGGAAGACGACGGCCCCGCCGACCTTGTGATCGGAGAGCCACGGCAACACCACGGGGTCGAGCACGTTCTCCCAGGCGGTTTCCTGTCCGGACACGGGCCAGCCCAGCAGGGGATGCACCCGGCGGCGCTCGATGGCCCGGAGGCTTTCCGGCGTACTCCGGTACCAGTGGCGTTCGTACTGCCATGGGTAGACGGGCAGACGGACTTCGCGGCCGACCCGTGGAAAAAACACGTCCGCGCCTTTCAGCCCGGTCAGCAGATGGGCGCGCAGGGCCACCTCGTCGATGCGCTCCAGGCCGTCGGCGTTCTTGCGCAGCGTGGGCAGGACCCGGCCTTTGACGTCCAGGGAGGCCAGGGTGTCGCGCATGTAGCGCTGCAGGATGGCGTGGGGGCCGATTTCGATGAAGACGCGGCACCCGGACTGGGCAAGCCCGGCCACGGCGGCTTGGAAATTCACGGTTTCGCGCACGTTGCGCCACCAGTACCAGGCGTCAAGACAGGGGCCGTCAAGGGCGCCGGCGGTCACGGCCGAGACGAAGACCGCCCTGGCGCACGGCGCAGGGGCCAGATCGCCCAGGTTCGAGAGCAGGCTGTCCCGGACGGAGTCCATGTGCCGGCTGTGAAAGGCGTACTCGAGGTCCAGCAGCTTGAAATGCACGTTCCTGGCTTTCAGACAGTCGCCAAGGGCGGTCATGTCCCCAGCGCTGCCGGCGAAGGTCACCATGTGCGGGCTGTTCACCGCGGCAATGGTCACGTCGAGGGTCTCGCCCAGGCCGGACAAGGCTTCCAGCGCGGCGTCCCTGGAAATGGAGGCCGCAGCCATTTTTCCCAGACCGTGCGTGGCCCCCTGGGCCGCGCTGCGACAGACGATGACCCGCACGGCCTGCTCCAGTGTCAGCGCGCCGGAAGCCCAGGCGGCTGCCACCTCCCCCACGCTGTGCCCGGCCACACCGCAGGGCTTGATTCCACGCTCCTCGAGCAGCGTGGTGATGCCGACCTGAATGGCGAAAAGCAGCGGCTGCGCCACGACGGTGTCGTCGAGCCGCGACTCCTCTTCTTCGGCCAGGAGTTCATCGAGGATGGAGAATCCGGTCAGGGCTCCCACCTGGGCATCGATTTCCGCCACAACGGCGGCAAAGCGGGGGGAAGCGGCGAGCAGGGCGCGCGCCATGCCCAGCCACTGCGCCCCGTTGCCCGAGTAGACAAAGGCCACCCCGCCGCATTCGGGCAAGGCGTCCTCGACAAAAACCGACGCCGGGCATTCCCCCTCGGCATACGCGGCCAGATCGCGCACGGCGTCTTGCGGCGCACCAGGGGCCAGGGCGAGCCGCTTCTCCAGCCGCTCGCGCCCGGTCGCCGCGCCGTAGGCCACGTCGTAAAAATGCCCATCCGGCATGCCATCCAGACACCGGGCGTAACGGCCGGCCATGTCGCGCAGGGCCGCCTCGGTGCGCGCGGAAAGAAACAGCGGCGGACGGGGCTCGGCTTCGACAGGGGCGTCCTCACGGCGGAATTCCTGGATCAGGACATGGGCATTGGTGCCGCCGAAACCGAACGAATTGACGCCGGCCACCAGAGGCTTGTCGCCCCCTGCGCCAAGAGGCTGCCGCCGGGTGACCACTTCGAGATTCAGGCCGGCGAAATCGATGTTGGGGTTGGGGGTGGTCAGATGCAGGGTCGGCGGGACTTCGTGGTTGCGCAGGCACAGAAGCGCCTTGACCAGGCCCGCCATGCCCGAGGCGGGTTCCAGGTGCCCGAGGTTGGTCTTGACCGACCCGATGGGCAAAGGGGAGAGCCGAGACTGGCCGTAAACCTGCCCGATGGCCGCGGCTTCCACGGGATCCCCCACCGCCGTCCCGGTGCCGTGAGCCTCCACGTAGTCGATATCGCCGGGCTCAAGCCCGCTCTGGGCCAGCACGCCGCGCATCAGCTCGATCTGGCCCTCGACGCTGGGGATGGTCAGGCCCGACTTGCGCGCCCCGTCGGAATTGACGCCGCTGCCGAGGATGACCGCCTTGATGGAGTTCCCGTCGGCCAGCGCCTTGTCCAACGGCTTGAGCAGCAGCACCGCCCCGCCCTCGGCGCGCACGTAGCCGTCGCCGGAGGCGTCGAAAGCCTTGCACTTCCCGTCGGCGGACAGCATCGACGCCTTGGTGAAGCCCACAAACGGAGAAGGATGCAGCAGCATGCTCACGCCGCCCACCAGCGCGCAGGAAGCCTCGCCCGACCGCAGGCTGCCGCAGGCGTGATGCAGGGCCACCAGGGAAGAGGAACAGGCCGTATCAATGGAAAGGGAAGGACCGTGCAGGTCGAAGACGTAGGAAAGCCGATTGGCGGCGATGCTGAGCGCGTTGCCGGTCATGGAGTGGGACGTCATCACAGCGAGGTCGTCCATACAGCGATTGCCGTAGTCCATGCCCGAAATGCCTACGTAAACTGCGCAATCAGTATCGGCAAGTACGGAGGGTAGTACGCAGCCGTTCTCCATCGCCTCCCAGGACAACTCCAGCAACAGGCGCTGCTGCGGATCAAGGGTCTTGGCTTCGCGGG belongs to Desulfomicrobium macestii and includes:
- a CDS encoding type I polyketide synthase translates to MHQGIAIIGLAFRFPGDLSDDTVFWDALIRSKYLVGSIAADRWAVDELRHGKRAEPGRSVTFSAGVLSRIDQFDAGFFGISPREAKTLDPQQRLLLELSWEAMENGCVLPSVLADTDCAVYVGISGMDYGNRCMDDLAVMTSHSMTGNALSIAANRLSYVFDLHGPSLSIDTACSSSLVALHHACGSLRSGEASCALVGGVSMLLHPSPFVGFTKASMLSADGKCKAFDASGDGYVRAEGGAVLLLKPLDKALADGNSIKAVILGSGVNSDGARKSGLTIPSVEGQIELMRGVLAQSGLEPGDIDYVEAHGTGTAVGDPVEAAAIGQVYGQSRLSPLPIGSVKTNLGHLEPASGMAGLVKALLCLRNHEVPPTLHLTTPNPNIDFAGLNLEVVTRRQPLGAGGDKPLVAGVNSFGFGGTNAHVLIQEFRREDAPVEAEPRPPLFLSARTEAALRDMAGRYARCLDGMPDGHFYDVAYGAATGRERLEKRLALAPGAPQDAVRDLAAYAEGECPASVFVEDALPECGGVAFVYSGNGAQWLGMARALLAASPRFAAVVAEIDAQVGALTGFSILDELLAEEEESRLDDTVVAQPLLFAIQVGITTLLEERGIKPCGVAGHSVGEVAAAWASGALTLEQAVRVIVCRSAAQGATHGLGKMAAASISRDAALEALSGLGETLDVTIAAVNSPHMVTFAGSAGDMTALGDCLKARNVHFKLLDLEYAFHSRHMDSVRDSLLSNLGDLAPAPCARAVFVSAVTAGALDGPCLDAWYWWRNVRETVNFQAAVAGLAQSGCRVFIEIGPHAILQRYMRDTLASLDVKGRVLPTLRKNADGLERIDEVALRAHLLTGLKGADVFFPRVGREVRLPVYPWQYERHWYRSTPESLRAIERRRVHPLLGWPVSGQETAWENVLDPVVLPWLSDHKVGGAVVFPGTGYVEMGLAAARQWLGSEILALEELDILSPMVFDGEHARTVQLSLDPRDGGFRIRSRQRLSEDPWTMHAVGRVVEAASCAQPLCHVPADAVGIDSADHYRLAAELGLDYGPAFQALDSARVAGDLLEGRLRAEFQDAAGYLVHPALMDACAQSLLDFFQDEIESGGGAALLPVKTGRFVLLRADGMAGFRARLRRRGARSVLADFDLLDASGEVMAVMRDCRFRAAPLSNRDKSRIASWRVVTRPCPHPEESACRMLPDMDQLALWCREALETMEPQRAAWFTEALPLLEALVLAMAREGFEGLSEGGQGREALAGLSSSHGIWLRGLLRREGLLEFEDGQWRLTAVEDFPPAGEIWRNLLRDFPACLPQLALLGRVGLHLPRLMAEPQLKPDFLAALRRTPVAEAYYADPAYLGTGVASWGVLRGLAAGLPRGKRLRVLEAAAGPDGWTRERCRILPEDRLDYVLAFADDRALERAQAEFGDLPAVSLTGLDCAQWGLGCEDALPQMHYDVVILGHVLHRARSPRTALDWARGMLAPGGLLLVAERHPDWSADFLAGLDEGWWCNSLPDAAGGTEPVSPLLAPEGWLEELGTEGFDDVACFTEPAAGRLAEGAYLVMGRRPFAAAPDLGERASEQWLFVIDDASSHASDGLKAELESRGQRVMVAQAPVDESLAGADHVALLLGWGQAVEDSQALLSSALRCVQEIAAHGRSPRLWVVTRGGALASDLPPDRERNPAQAALWGLGRVVMNELPALRCTLIDLDAQPAGDDARALLVRELLRPDGASEIVLGADGRYSLVLVEEGQAGAQAPAERFRLDFHVPGRLRNLVWLPGQERELEAEDVEVRTRSVGLNFRDVMYLMGLLPDEAVEKGFAGASLGLEFSGVVTRVGERAGRFKPGDAVMGFGPACFSSHVVTPVHALMPMPEGWTFEAAATVPTVFLTAYYALRHLADLQPGERVLIHGGAGGVGMAAIQLARHLGAEVFVTAGNDVKRDLVRLLGADHVFDSRSHAFADDILAVTDGQGVDVVLNSLSGEAIRRNLRVLRPFGRFLELGKRDFFENTQVGLRPFKDNISYFGIDADQLLTGRPRLAARLLDEVMALFHGGVLTPLPYTVFPADRVVEAFRCMQQARHMGKIVVSLEDASARVRLTAAAPQHVHFEENATWLVTGGLAGFGLESARRLAARGVKHLVLVSRRGLDAPGAQGAVEDLKALGVDVLALACDVTDEGSLAHVLQQAAAKLPPIRGVLHAAMVLDDRLIANLDAQSMGAVLRPKLLGAWNLHNLTRDLPLEHFVLYSSITTAIGNPGQANYVAANAGLEALAQLRRQAGLPATCIGWGPIGDAGYLTRNTAVRDSLAQRLGGKPLAAAEALARLDEMIGSQRDGALANMDWAVLCRFLPSAESSRFAVLNRRRGNVARDEAELDFRALAAEKSGAELMAMVRDLVVQEVAQILSLNADRVDPERPLHDLGMDSLMAVELALGLEKRFGVQFPVMLLNESPSATRVAQRIVDRLKGAEEGGDAAPDSTVENLARQHGERMSAEEMEYVARKAETVLEQERLA
- a CDS encoding aminotransferase class I/II-fold pyridoxal phosphate-dependent enzyme; protein product: MSAMNKAQLIGRILGRKTESLAAAGSKPVTRQAENAVSGNLTRFDSHPCYKEMQVLMGASRALGVDNPFFKTHEGLAAATTTIGQHSYLNFSSYNYLGLNGHPEVSQAAKDAIDRYGVSASASRLVAGERPVQLELEEAIAELYEAEDCVVFVSGHATNVSAIATLFGPRDLVVHDSLIHNSVLEGAKLSGASRRSFPHNDVRALDALLGEIRGQFERALIVVEGHYSMDGDLPDLPALIELKRRHGCFLMVDEAHALGVIGSTGRGLFEHFGVAPGEVDIWMGTLSKTLSGCGGYIAGERALVDHLKYAAPGFVYSVGIAPPLAAASLAALRVMRREPERVRRLQENGRLFLELAQKAGLKTGFSQGFSIIPLITGSSLAAVRLSSAFFEHGINVQPVIYPAVEEKAARLRFFLSEAHSEVDIRHACQTASKLIPQGILS
- a CDS encoding polysaccharide biosynthesis/export family protein; amino-acid sequence: MNAASALSMKPVAALVLLLVGLSGCATMPGWISSHGPSREQVQERRDNARIQGIQLVDVDDALARKLAAAKKLGTFDAVFPDPGANSYLVGPGDIIEVSVWETPPAMLFGAGLFDPFGGSMTSSSVTLPGQMVNADGMITVPFAGRVLVKGRTTQQIEADIVKGLRGKANQPQVLVRVVKNNTSNVTIVGDVGKSALMPLTPKGERLLDALALAGGVTQPINRMAVQLSRQNLTATMPLDAIIRDPKQNIQLTPGDVVTALFQPQSFSVLGATGKNEEVPFEAQGISLAQALARSGGLNDNRADARGVFIFRFEDEKLLGPVEATVKTAEGTVPVVYQIDLRDPASFFVTQNFPVQNRDVIYVANSPAAEFEKFLRIIVSVANPTLTINNNMQRLFQ